CGGCACGCCTTCCAGCAGCACGTGCCCTCCGGCGAAGAGGCCGATGAGCACGTGGGCGATCACGTCGTCGTGGCCGACGATGACCTTGTGGACCTCGCCGCGGAGCGTTTCGAAATCCGCGACGAACTCCTGGACCCGCTGTTCCTGCGTCTGGGGAGGCGTGAGAGACTGCGGCATGCGCAACTCCTTTCCCATCGAGACGCGACGGCTACCGTGAATTTGACCCATCTTTGACCCATCTTTGACCCATCATAGGGGTGGTTCCTGTGCGCGTCAACTGATCACCGTGGAGCGCCTGCTTCATGGGCAGGCGGGCGCCAGGGAGACGTAGAGTTTCAGGTAGCGCTCGATCTCCTGTTGAAGGCCGAAGCGCGAGGCGCGCGCCCGCCCGGCCTCGCCGAGCCTCTCGCGGAGCGCGGGGTCACCGAGAAGGCGGGCTGCCTTGTCAGCGAAGTCACCGGGGCCTAAAAAGAGCAGGCCCGTGACGCCATCCTCGATCACGGAGCGGTTGCCCGCGATGTCGGAGGCGAGCACGGCACGGCCGCAGACGAGGGCCTCGAGGACGGAGTTGGCCATGCCGCCCTCCGACAGCGAGCAGTTGAGGACGACGTCGGCGTCGCGGAGCAGTGCGGCCATTGCGGCGTGCGGCACCTCGCCCAGGTGGCGCGCCCACGGCCTGCCGTCCAAAGCGCGGAGAAGGGCCTCGCCTTCGCTGACATCCAGGATGGGGCCGACATAGCGGAGCTCGAAGCCCGGGTACCGGGCCACCACGGAGTCGAGCGGGGCCAGCGGAAAGAGCGGCCGCTTGACGGGTCGGATGCCTGCGGGGAAGAGCATGACGGGTCCTCGTGCCCTCGGCGCTGGGCCGTCCGGAGGGCTGGGATCGTGCAGGTCCACGCTCTGCGGCACGACCACGATCCGCGCCGAGATCTCGGGCACCGCCCGCGCGACAATGGCCGCCACCGAGTCATGGAAGGCGGTGACCGCGGCCGCGCTCTCGAGCACCTGGCGGAGGGCCGGGGCGCGCTCGGCGTCAAAGAGGTCCAGGTTGGCGTCGGTCCCCGTGAGTGTCACGACGAGCGGGCACCCGATGCGCCTCGCCAGTGCCAGACCGAGCGGCCCGGCCCGATAGGCATGGAAAGCGTGGACCAGCTCCGGGCGGTACTCCGAGGCCCGCCGCTCAACGGAGGCCCGAGCCATGGTCGAAAGGTCCCAGACCTCGATATCGGCGCCCCGCGCGCGCAGGCCGCGCGCGATGCGTTCGACGGTGACCGCGTTGCCTCTCACGGACGGGAAGGCAAAGGGAGTCAGGAGCGCGAGACGGCGGGCCATGAGCGGGCCAAGGGTACACGGGGCCCGGCGGCAAGGCAACGCGTCGCGTCGCCACACCACGGGACCGCCGCCGGCTGGCTGTGGTATCGTTCCTCCAGCGGCACCTCAGAGCCGAGGGAGGGGCGGATGGCCGACGCGCAGGACAGCATGGAGTGCCCGGAGTGCATGGATCTGCTCGCCGACTACGTCGACGGCTCCCTGCCCCGGCACCAGGCCGAGCTCCTCGAATGGCACCTCGAGGGGTGCGGCCCCTGCGTCGCCTTCGTCCGGACCTATAAGGGCACCGTGGACGCCGCCAAGCGGCTCCGCGAGACGACGCTGCCCCCGGAGCTGAAGGAAAAGCTGCGCGCGTTCTTGAAGCGCTCCGTCCAGCAGTAGTCCCCCAACAGTAGTCCCGAATGTCCGATCGACTTCGCCGGACTCGACTCGGCCCGGCGTCAGCGAACCACTATACCGATCTCAGCCGTCACCTCGCCGATCTCCCAGCAGGCCTCCCCTCGCCGCTTGAAGCCGTCGTGGACCATGCCCGCGTCCTCGGGCGCCGCGCCGAAGAGGAGGCCGCCCGAAGTCTCCGACTCGAAGAGCAGGCCCGCGTGCGCGGCTCCTACGGACGGGCCGAGTGACAGCCGCCCGCGCGCGCCGAGGGTGTGCTCGAGGTGCGCCCGGTTCCGCTTCATGCCTCCGCTGAACGTCCCCTTCTCGGCTAGCGCCAGCGCTCCCGGGAGGATCGGGATGTCTGCTGCGCGCAGCGCGATGCCCGCCCCCGAGGCCTCGACCATCTCGGCCGCGTGGCCGAGCAGACCGAAGCCCGTGATGTCGGTCGCCCCTCGCACCTTCCGCTCCCCCACCGTCGCCTCCCCCACCACCTCCGCGGCGACGCGGTTCAGCCGCAGCATGCTCTGCACCGCCCCCTCGAGGACGGCCGGCTCGCAGGCGTCGTCCTTGGCGGCCGTCGCGATCACGCCCGTGCCGAGCGGCTTGGAGAGGAAGAGCCGGTGCCCGGGCCTGAGTCCACCCTTGATGAAGATGCGCTTGGGATGGACCTTGCCGGTGACGGCGAGGCCGTACTTGGGCTCGGCGTCCACCACCGTGTGGCCGCCCGCGATGACACCGCCGGCCTCGAGCACCTTGTCGGCGCCGCCCTTGAATACGGCCGCGATCACTTCCTTCGGCATCTCGCGCGGGAAGCCCGCCACGTTGAGCGCGAACAGCACCTGCCCGCCCATCGCGTAGACGTCGGACATGGCGTTGGCCGCGGCGATCGCGCCGTAGAGGTAGGGGTCGTCCACGATGGGAGGAAAGAAGTCCACCGTGCTGACGATCGCGACCTCATCGGTGATGCGGTAGACGGCCGCGTCGTCGCTCCGCCCGAGCCCGACCAGGAGATCGGCGTGCTCGTGCTGCTTGAGGCCGCTCAACACGTCCTGGAGATCTCCAGGACCCATCTTGGAGGCTCAGCCCGCGCAGGCGGCGTAGCTCGTCAGCCGGATCTGCTTGCCGGTCTTGGGATCCGTCATCCGGGAGTCCATGCGGTTTCCCATGCCGTTCCCCATGCCGTTTCGATGTCCGGCGGACCCGGGGCGATTCCGGGCTGCTCAGGCCGATTCTGATTCGATGAAAGTCCGGAAGGCCTCGGCGAGAGGCGAGCGGCTGCGGTCCCGGTGGGTGGCGATGTGGAAGGCACGCGTGACCTTGAGGTCGCGCAGCTTGAGGCACCACACGAGCCCGCTGCGGCACTCCTCCTCGACGGCGCGGCGCGAGACGACCGAGACGCCCACGCCGGCCTTGACCGCCTGCTTGATCGCCTGGGTCGAGCCCATCTCGCCGACGATGCGGAAGGCCGAGAGGTCGAGGCCCGCCTGGGCGAGCGCCGACTCGAGCGCGGCGCGCGTGCCCGAGCCGCGCTCGCGCATAAGCAGCGGCTCCGCGCGGAGATCCTCGAGCCCCACTTCCTTCTTGCCGTGCCATGGATGTCCGACGGGCACCACCAGGACCAGCTCGTCGGGCATCAGCTCGCGATAGTCGATGCCGCGGTGGGGCAACCGCGCGCCGACCACTGCGACCTCCGCGCGCCCTTCGGCGACCCAGTCCACGACGGCGCGGCTGTCGCCGATCAGCAGAGTGATTGCGATGTCCGGAAACTTCTCCTTGAAACGCCCGATGAGCGGCGGCAGCACGTACTCGCCGGGGATCGTGCTCGCGGCCACGAGGAGCTCGCCCGCCAGCCTGCCCTGGAAGCTGTCCATGGCCTGGAGTGCTTCGCGCTGGAGCTGGAGCATGCGCGTCGCGTGGGAGAGCAGGAGGCGGCCCGCGGCCGTGGACTCCGCCCCGCGGCCGAGCCGGTCGAGCAGCCGCACGCCCAGCTCCCGCTCGAGCGTGCGGATGTGCTCGGAAACCGTGGGCTGGGTCAGAAAGAGCGCCTCGGCGGCCTTCGAGAAGGACTTGAGCTCCGCAACCTTGACGAAAATCTCGAGCTGCCTCAGATCCATGATGCGGAGTATAGGCGCGGGACCGCGCGGTGTCTATGGGTGCACGGCTTGGGGGTAGGACGACGAAGGGCCCCGAAGGGCCCTATGTACGTCACGGTCGGACGCCGGTATCAGTGGCAGCCGCAGCCGCCCCCGCAGCAGCCGCCGCCCCCGGACATGCCCGCGGCGGCGGCCGTGCCGCCAGGGCGAAGCGCGCCGAGCACTGACAGCCGTCGCGTCACGCGCGCGCTCCGGCACGTCGGGCACGCGACCGCGGCCTGCGCGGTCTGGACGTATCGCTCGAACTCACGCTCGCACTGGTTGCATCGGTACTCGTAGATCGGCATGACTCTCCTCGCAGGCACCCGACGGCTACTGGCCGCCCCGCTGCACGTAGCTCTTCACGAACTCCTCGGCGTTCTCCTCGAGGATCTCGTCGATCTCGTCCAAGAGGTTGTCGAGGTCCTCCTTGATCTTCTTCCCCTTCTTGGCGAGCTCCGGGTTGACCCCGGCGGCGTCGTCGTCGCCTTCGGGCTTGGTCGGCCTCGTTTCCTTCTTCTTCTGTTCAGCCATGATCGGCTACCTCCTGGCCCCCGAACCGGGGCCGTGCGCCTGCGCCTAGACCGTCGGGAGGACGATCCCCTGCTGGCCCTGGTACTTCCCCTGCCGGTCCGCGTAGGACGTCTGGCAGGCCTCGTCGGACTCGAAGAAGAGGACCTGCGCGATCCCCTCGTTGGCGTAAATCTTGGCCGGCAGCGGCGTGGTGTTGCTGATCTCGAGCGTCACGAAGCCTTCCCACTCGGGCTCGAACGGCGTGACGTTCGTGATGATGCCGCACCGGGCGTAGGTGGACTTGCCCACACAGATGGTCAGCACGTTGCGCGGGATCTTGAAGTACTCGACCGACCGCCCGAGCGCGAACGAGTTGGGCGGCACGATGCAGACCGGTCCCTGAAGGTCGACGAAGGATCGCGGATCAAAAGCCTTGGGATCGACCAGCGTGTTGTTGATGTTGGTGAAGATCTTGAACTCGTCGGCGATCCTGAGGTCGTAGCCGTAGGACGAGAGCCCGTAAGAGATCACGCCGGCGCGAACCTGGCGCTCCTCAAAGGGCTTGATCATGCCCTTCTCGACGGCCATCTGCCTGATCCACCGATCACTCTTGATCACGCATCCACCTTGCAGGCATCGTATCGCCCCGACTCGGAGCGAGTCAAGTCCTGGCGCCTTTCACTGAGGGTAACCGGCGGTCACGGGCGCCGGTTCCACGTGGCTCCGTCCGTGTCCACGGGCAACTGGAGCGCGCGCCCCGCTACGCCGGCCAGGTCCAGCGCCCGCTCCATGGCCCGGGCCACGGGGTGTGCCGCCCCGCCCACTGCCGCGAGAAGCGACGGGCCCGCGCCGGAGAGGACGCAGCCAAACGCACCTGCTTCGAGGGCCGCTCGACGCACGGCCTCCATCCAGGGGAAGAGCGCCAGCCGCTGGGGCTGATGCAGCCTGTCTTCCATGGCCACGCCCAGGACGTCGACGCGCCCCGAGGCGAGCGCAGCCAGGAGGAGCCCCATTCGCTGGAGGTTGAACACGGCGTCGGCCCGCGTGACGGTGTCGGGCAGGACGGCGCGCGCCTCTCGTGTGGAGCTCTCGATCCCTGGCACGAGGACCACCCAGCCGAGGTCTGCCGGCACCGGCAGGGAGACGGCGGCGACGCGCTCGCCCGAAAGGCACGAGACCGTGAGACCTCCCAGAAGCGCCGCGGCGACATTGTCGGGATGCCCTTCGGCTCGGCAGGCCAGCGCCAGGACGGCGTCGCGATCGAGGGGCGATCCCAAAGCCGCATTCGCGGCGACGAGCCCGCCCACCCAGGCCGCGGCGCTCGAGCCGAGACCCCGCGCCGGCGGAATCCGGTTGACGCAGTGGATGGCGGCGCCGGTGAATCGCCGCCCCGCCGCCTCGTAGGCCATGCGCGCGGCACGGGCGACCACGTTGCCGGCTCCGGTGTCGAGCCGGCCCGCGCCCTCGCCCTCGACCGTGACGGAGACGCGGTCGGCCTCTTCGTAGACGATCTCGTTGTAGAGACCCAGCGCCAGGCCGAGCACGTCGAAGCCGGGTCCCAGGTTGGCCGAGGTCGCCGGCACGCGCACGCTGATGCTCATGGAGAGAGGATACGCTCGGGGAAGGCGAGCAGCCTAGAGGCGCTTGAGAAGCCACTCGGGCGTGAGACTGATCGTCCACGAGTTCAGCACGATGTAGTAGTTCGTGGCGACCAGCACGCCGACCACGACGAGCAGCACACCCGCCGCCTGCTCCACCACGTGGATGAGCGGCCGGTAGCGCTTGAAGAAGCGCAGGAAGACGCCGAGCCCCGCCGAGAAGACGAGGAACGGCACGCCGAGCCCCGCCGAGTAGGCCAGCAGCAGCCCCACGCCCTGGCTGACGGTCTTCTCGTTGCTGGCCAGTGTCAGGATGGCGCCCAGGATGGGCCCGACGCAGGGCGTCCAGCCGATCGCGAAGGTCAGCCCTACCGCGAAGGAGCCGAGGAAGCCGGCGGGCTTGCTGCGGATCTGGATCTGGCGAGTGCGTCCGAGCGGGCCCCACTTGAGCACGCCCGCGATCATGAGGCCGAATGCGACGATCAGCATGCCCCCGCCGATCCGGATCCAGTCGCGGTACTCGAGGAGGAACTGCCCGGCAGCGCTGAACGAGGCGCCGAGGCTCACGAACACGACCGTGAACCCCGCGATGAAGGCCAGCGAGTGCAGCATCACGAGGGCGCGCTCGGAAAGCGTGACGCCCGAAGCCAGCCGGTCCACGGACATGCCCGTGACGAAGGAGAGGTAGGAGGGAAAGAGCGGCAGCACGCAGGGCGACAGGAAGGAAAAGAGCCCGGCCGAGAAGGCGACCAGCACACCCAGCGACTCAGCCACGGGGCTTGCCATCCTTTAATAGGGCGTCGAAATAGGCGAAGGAGGCCCGGCCGTCCCAGTCCCGCGGGCCCAGCGCGATGGCCCGGAGCACTCCGCTCCGGTCGATGATGAACGTCGAGGGGACTGAGCGGGCGCCGTAGAGCTGCGCGATCTCCATCTTCGGGTCGAGCGCCACCCGGTAGGTGTACTTCGCCTCCT
This genomic window from Candidatus Rokuibacteriota bacterium contains:
- a CDS encoding glycosyltransferase encodes the protein MARRLALLTPFAFPSVRGNAVTVERIARGLRARGADIEVWDLSTMARASVERRASEYRPELVHAFHAYRAGPLGLALARRIGCPLVVTLTGTDANLDLFDAERAPALRQVLESAAAVTAFHDSVAAIVARAVPEISARIVVVPQSVDLHDPSPPDGPAPRARGPVMLFPAGIRPVKRPLFPLAPLDSVVARYPGFELRYVGPILDVSEGEALLRALDGRPWARHLGEVPHAAMAALLRDADVVLNCSLSEGGMANSVLEALVCGRAVLASDIAGNRSVIEDGVTGLLFLGPGDFADKAARLLGDPALRERLGEAGRARASRFGLQQEIERYLKLYVSLAPACP
- a CDS encoding anti-sigma factor; the encoded protein is MADAQDSMECPECMDLLADYVDGSLPRHQAELLEWHLEGCGPCVAFVRTYKGTVDAAKRLRETTLPPELKEKLRAFLKRSVQQ
- the selD gene encoding selenide, water dikinase SelD — encoded protein: MGPGDLQDVLSGLKQHEHADLLVGLGRSDDAAVYRITDEVAIVSTVDFFPPIVDDPYLYGAIAAANAMSDVYAMGGQVLFALNVAGFPREMPKEVIAAVFKGGADKVLEAGGVIAGGHTVVDAEPKYGLAVTGKVHPKRIFIKGGLRPGHRLFLSKPLGTGVIATAAKDDACEPAVLEGAVQSMLRLNRVAAEVVGEATVGERKVRGATDITGFGLLGHAAEMVEASGAGIALRAADIPILPGALALAEKGTFSGGMKRNRAHLEHTLGARGRLSLGPSVGAAHAGLLFESETSGGLLFGAAPEDAGMVHDGFKRRGEACWEIGEVTAEIGIVVR
- a CDS encoding selenium metabolism-associated LysR family transcriptional regulator, which produces MDLRQLEIFVKVAELKSFSKAAEALFLTQPTVSEHIRTLERELGVRLLDRLGRGAESTAAGRLLLSHATRMLQLQREALQAMDSFQGRLAGELLVAASTIPGEYVLPPLIGRFKEKFPDIAITLLIGDSRAVVDWVAEGRAEVAVVGARLPHRGIDYRELMPDELVLVVPVGHPWHGKKEVGLEDLRAEPLLMRERGSGTRAALESALAQAGLDLSAFRIVGEMGSTQAIKQAVKAGVGVSVVSRRAVEEECRSGLVWCLKLRDLKVTRAFHIATHRDRSRSPLAEAFRTFIESESA
- a CDS encoding zinc ribbon domain-containing protein — encoded protein: MPIYEYRCNQCEREFERYVQTAQAAVACPTCRSARVTRRLSVLGALRPGGTAAAAGMSGGGGCCGGGCGCH
- a CDS encoding ubiquitin-like protein Pup, producing MAEQKKKETRPTKPEGDDDAAGVNPELAKKGKKIKEDLDNLLDEIDEILEENAEEFVKSYVQRGGQ
- the dcd gene encoding dCTP deaminase, yielding MIKSDRWIRQMAVEKGMIKPFEERQVRAGVISYGLSSYGYDLRIADEFKIFTNINNTLVDPKAFDPRSFVDLQGPVCIVPPNSFALGRSVEYFKIPRNVLTICVGKSTYARCGIITNVTPFEPEWEGFVTLEISNTTPLPAKIYANEGIAQVLFFESDEACQTSYADRQGKYQGQQGIVLPTV
- the thrB gene encoding homoserine kinase — its product is MSISVRVPATSANLGPGFDVLGLALGLYNEIVYEEADRVSVTVEGEGAGRLDTGAGNVVARAARMAYEAAGRRFTGAAIHCVNRIPPARGLGSSAAAWVGGLVAANAALGSPLDRDAVLALACRAEGHPDNVAAALLGGLTVSCLSGERVAAVSLPVPADLGWVVLVPGIESSTREARAVLPDTVTRADAVFNLQRMGLLLAALASGRVDVLGVAMEDRLHQPQRLALFPWMEAVRRAALEAGAFGCVLSGAGPSLLAAVGGAAHPVARAMERALDLAGVAGRALQLPVDTDGATWNRRP
- a CDS encoding cytochrome c biogenesis protein CcdA, with amino-acid sequence MAESLGVLVAFSAGLFSFLSPCVLPLFPSYLSFVTGMSVDRLASGVTLSERALVMLHSLAFIAGFTVVFVSLGASFSAAGQFLLEYRDWIRIGGGMLIVAFGLMIAGVLKWGPLGRTRQIQIRSKPAGFLGSFAVGLTFAIGWTPCVGPILGAILTLASNEKTVSQGVGLLLAYSAGLGVPFLVFSAGLGVFLRFFKRYRPLIHVVEQAAGVLLVVVGVLVATNYYIVLNSWTISLTPEWLLKRL